A DNA window from Streptomyces sp. B21-083 contains the following coding sequences:
- a CDS encoding carboxylesterase family protein, protein MTETAPKAPTAPGVRSWWGIPYATAERYRRPVVAGFDPRLPYDRKGVVAIQPDSGDWLEADSGMGEDCLNLNVWAPEQPAGKTLPVAVYIHGGGFEYGANTQITSNAAGLAATGRVVGVSVNYRLGALGPLSLSQYGGKLAEASNLFLQDIIAALTWVQRNIAHFGGDPDQVTVYGHSAGAYSTFGLLGASSADGLYRRLAGFSGGPARSIPAWWAEELAHLFVTELGVADNPEKLLDLDALSLRDALRKVAPTDLGVRGGVDNKATGVVLDLGQPGAVVHAHPMDVLASGAHRDVDILLSMASDDMGWWVANDLDRFDPGTVDRVVDEVAGWRISRSRAQKIVDAYDQGGRTPAEVRAAVMADYLFAIPAARGALAHAAAGGNAHLLLIGPAEGAPAVHGTEMYALVGQEQPGRSAEQAERDTRIRDIVLDFATGEHSRLWPAVTDQPTSETVGNSPFEGTAHYQQVLDLWEGIDRP, encoded by the coding sequence ATGACCGAGACCGCGCCCAAGGCTCCGACTGCACCAGGGGTGCGGTCCTGGTGGGGAATCCCGTACGCCACCGCCGAGCGGTACCGCCGCCCCGTGGTCGCGGGCTTCGATCCGAGGCTCCCGTACGACCGGAAGGGCGTCGTCGCGATCCAGCCCGACAGCGGCGACTGGCTCGAAGCGGACAGCGGGATGGGCGAGGACTGCCTGAACCTGAACGTGTGGGCCCCCGAGCAGCCGGCCGGGAAGACGCTGCCCGTGGCCGTGTACATCCATGGCGGCGGATTCGAGTACGGCGCGAACACGCAGATCACCTCGAACGCCGCCGGTCTCGCCGCGACGGGGCGCGTGGTGGGCGTGTCCGTCAACTACCGGCTCGGCGCCCTGGGTCCGCTCTCGCTCTCGCAGTACGGCGGGAAGCTCGCCGAGGCCAGCAACCTCTTCCTCCAGGACATCATCGCCGCCCTCACCTGGGTCCAGCGGAACATCGCCCACTTCGGCGGCGACCCCGACCAGGTCACGGTCTACGGCCACAGCGCCGGCGCCTACTCCACCTTCGGACTGCTCGGCGCATCTTCCGCCGACGGCCTGTACCGGCGCCTGGCCGGGTTCTCCGGCGGGCCCGCCCGCTCCATCCCGGCCTGGTGGGCTGAGGAACTCGCGCACTTGTTCGTCACCGAACTCGGCGTCGCGGACAACCCGGAGAAGCTGCTGGACCTCGACGCGCTCTCGCTGCGGGACGCCCTGCGCAAGGTCGCCCCGACGGACCTCGGAGTCCGCGGCGGGGTGGACAACAAGGCCACCGGCGTCGTCCTGGACCTGGGGCAGCCCGGCGCGGTGGTGCACGCCCACCCCATGGACGTCCTCGCCTCGGGCGCGCACCGCGACGTCGACATCCTGCTGAGCATGGCCAGCGACGACATGGGCTGGTGGGTGGCGAACGACCTCGACCGGTTCGACCCGGGCACCGTCGACCGCGTCGTCGACGAGGTCGCGGGGTGGCGTATCTCCCGCTCCCGCGCGCAGAAGATCGTCGACGCCTACGACCAGGGCGGCCGTACCCCGGCCGAGGTCCGCGCCGCGGTCATGGCGGACTACCTCTTCGCGATCCCCGCCGCCCGCGGCGCCCTGGCGCACGCCGCCGCAGGCGGCAACGCCCACCTCCTCCTGATCGGACCCGCCGAGGGCGCGCCCGCCGTGCACGGCACCGAGATGTACGCCCTGGTCGGCCAGGAACAGCCGGGCCGCAGCGCGGAGCAGGCCGAGCGGGACACCCGTATCCGCGACATCGTGCTCGACTTCGCCACCGGCGAGCACTCCCGCCTGTGGCCCGCCGTCACGGACCAGCCCACCTCGGAAACCGTCGGCAACTCTCCCTTCGAGGGCACCGCCCACTACCAGCAGGTCCTCGACCTGTGGGAAGGCATCGACCGCCCCTGA
- a CDS encoding PIN domain-containing protein translates to MERLILDTGVLIAIERRKVSLDQALADDDDPAIAAITAAELLQGVELADDTNRVARQSFVDTVLATIPVEEYTVDVARAHARLLAHVRRAGQPRGAHDLIIAATALTTARAVVTHDKRARFDDLPGVRVRQL, encoded by the coding sequence GTGGAACGACTGATCCTGGACACCGGCGTGCTGATCGCGATCGAGCGCCGGAAGGTCTCCCTCGACCAGGCGCTGGCCGACGATGACGATCCGGCGATCGCCGCCATCACGGCGGCGGAACTGCTCCAGGGCGTGGAACTGGCGGACGACACCAACCGGGTCGCCCGCCAGTCCTTCGTCGATACCGTCCTCGCCACCATCCCGGTCGAGGAATACACCGTGGATGTGGCACGTGCGCACGCGCGGCTGCTCGCCCACGTCCGCAGAGCCGGTCAACCTCGGGGCGCGCACGACCTGATCATCGCAGCCACCGCGCTGACCACCGCCCGCGCGGTGGTCACCCACGACAAGCGGGCACGCTTCGACGACCTTCCCGGCGTTCGGGTGCGTCAGTTGTGA
- a CDS encoding type II toxin-antitoxin system Phd/YefM family antitoxin → MKTMTATEASRNFASVLDSAERGETVVITRGGKRLAVLAPAPKATGRAVKDALMRHVGTLDDAFEDDVTATRDLLTLDDPWND, encoded by the coding sequence ATGAAGACGATGACCGCTACCGAAGCGTCACGGAACTTCGCCTCCGTGCTGGACAGTGCGGAACGCGGGGAAACCGTCGTGATTACGCGCGGAGGCAAGCGTCTGGCCGTGCTCGCTCCCGCACCCAAGGCCACGGGACGGGCAGTGAAGGACGCTCTCATGCGTCATGTCGGCACGCTCGACGATGCCTTCGAGGATGACGTCACCGCCACCCGTGACCTGCTGACCCTGGACGACCCGTGGAACGACTGA
- a CDS encoding winged helix-turn-helix domain-containing protein has protein sequence MEWEPDVPRWKQVYAVIEERISDGTYAPGAQLPGVLAIQGEFGIAQMTARRVLTELRAAGLAQMQPGIGTFVTELPKE, from the coding sequence ATGGAATGGGAGCCAGACGTGCCGAGGTGGAAGCAGGTCTACGCAGTCATCGAGGAGCGGATCAGCGACGGGACGTACGCGCCCGGGGCCCAGCTGCCCGGCGTCCTCGCGATCCAGGGTGAGTTCGGCATCGCGCAGATGACCGCCCGCCGGGTGCTCACCGAGCTGCGGGCGGCCGGCCTCGCGCAGATGCAGCCGGGCATCGGCACGTTCGTCACCGAACTGCCCAAGGAGTAG